A genomic stretch from Limanda limanda chromosome 11, fLimLim1.1, whole genome shotgun sequence includes:
- the mios gene encoding GATOR2 complex protein MIOS translates to MSGSKPDILWSPHHPDRYVICDSELGLYRIGPVGNAETKAGSLLPLSGETAATLLAINSDTPYMKCVAWYPKHEPECLLAVGQANGRVVLTSLGQSHNSTCKELVGKEFVPKHARQCNTLAWNPVDSNLLAAGLDKHRADFSVLIWDISSKFSPEASVTAEKIRLSSVDLDSSSVVTKPLYELGQNDACLSLCWLLRDPKLLLAGMHRNLAIFDLRNTSQKTFVNTKAIQGVAVDPHFHDRVASFFEGQVAIWDLRKFEKPVLTLSEQPKPLSKVAWCPTRTGLLATLTRDSNIIRLYDMQHTPTPIGDETEPTIIERSVQPCESQIGSFAWHPSSQNRMVVVSAANRVMTDFTVFERISLAWSSTTSLMWACGRHLYDCVEDGVDGVESVIERDIATKMRQRAQSRYGHDTVQVWRNHQLAGGSDPQLKSLWFDLFYMKQCAEDPELKLQGNKQTLVYSGIKNIVKSSSGTTESRKCWSGSDRQTDVPRYHSEERSLALRLCGWISRGPDIDVETFLRTLELEREWERAAAVALFNLDIRRAIQILNKGATAEKGDLNLNVVAMALSGYTDEKSSLWREMCSSLRLQLKNPYLCVMFAFLTSEPGAYDGVLHESSVAVRDRVAFACMFLSDTQLPRYIDKLTNEMKEAGNLEGILLTGLSKDGVDLMESYVDHTGDVQTASFCMLKGSTGEVLKDPRVQCWIENYRNLLDAWRFWHKRAEFDIHRGKLDPSSKPLAQVFVSCNFCGKSISYSCSAVPHQGRGFSQYGVSGSPTKSKVTSCPGCRKPLPRCALCLMNMGTPVSNCPGTGKSDEKVDLTRENKLAQFNNWFTWCHNCRHGGHAGHMLSWFRDHTECPVSACTCKCMQLDTTGNLVPSDCS, encoded by the exons ATGAGTGGCTCCAAGCCCGACATCCTGTGGTCTCCTCACCACCCGGACCGCTATGTCATCTGCGACTCCGAGCTGGGACTCTACCGCATCGGACCCGTGGGCAACGCCGAAACCAAGGCGGGCtcgctgctccctctctccggGGAAACTGCTGCTACTTTACTCGCCATTAACTCTGACACCCCGTACATGAAATGCGTGGCCTGGTACCCGAAGCACGAGCCCGAGTGTTTACTCGCCGTCGGCCAAGCCAACGGCCGGGTGGTGCTCACCAGCTTGGGCCAGAGCCACAACTCCACGTGCAAGGAGCTCGTGGGGAAGGAGTTTGTTCCCAAGCACGCTCGCCAGTGCAACACGTTAGCCTGGAACCCGGTGGACAGCAACCTGCTGGCGGCCGGTCTGGACAAGCACCGAGCCGACTTCTCCGTTCTCATCTGGGACATCAGCAGCAAGTTCTCCCCGGAGGCCAGTGTCACAGCGGAGAAGATCCGCCTCTCGTCTGTGGACCTGGACTCCAGCTCGGTCGTGACCAAGCCGCTCTACGAGTTGGGTCAGAACGACGCCTGCCTCTCGCTCTGCTGGCTGCTCCGGGACCCGAAGCTGCTGTTGGCCGGGATGCATCGGAACCTGGCGATCTTTGACCTGAGGAACACGAGCCAGAAAACGTTTGTCAACACCAAGGCCATCCAGGGGGTGGCGGTGGATCCTCACTTCCACGACCGCGTGGCGTCCTTCTTCGAGGGCCAGGTGGCGATCTGGGATCTGAGGAAGTTCGAGAAGCCGGTGCTCACGCTGAGCGAGCAGCCGAAGCCCCTCTCTAAG GTGGCCTGGTGTCCAACGCGAACCGGCCTCCTGGCCACGCTGACCCGTGACAGCAACATCATCCGTCTCTACGACATGCAGCACACGCCCACCCCCATCGGGGACGAGACCGAGCCCACCATCATCGAGCGCAGCGTGCAGCCGTGCGAGAGCCAGATCGGCAGCTTCGCCTGGCACCCGTCCTCCCAGAACCGCATGGTGGTGGTGTCGGCCGCCAACCGGGTCATGACCGACTTCACCGTGTTCGAGCGCATCTCGCTGGCGTGGAGCTCCACCACCTCGCTCATGTGGGCGTGCGGCCGACACCTGTACGACTGCGTGGAGGACGGCGTGGACGGCGTGGAGAGCGTGATCGAGAGAGACATCGCCACCAAGATGAGGCAGCGAGCTCAGTCCCGGTACGGACACGACACGGTGCAGGTGTGGAGGAACCACCAGCTGGCCGGGGGGAGCGACCCCCAGCTCAAGTCTCTGTGGTTCGACCTGTTCT ATATGAAGCAGTGTGCCGAGGACCCggagctgaagctgcagggGAACAAACAGACGCTGGTTTACTCTGGAATCAAGAACATCGTCAAGAGCAGCTCAG GAACAACAGAGAGCCGCAAGTGCTGGAGCGGCTCGGACCGGCAGACGGACGTGCCGCGCTACCACAGCGAGGAGCGCTCGCTCGCCCTGCGGCTCTGCGGCTGGATCAGCCGCGGCCCGGACATCGACGTGGAGACCTTCCTGCGGACGCTGGAGCTGGAGCGCGAGTGGGAGCGGGCGGCCGCCGTCGCTCTGTTCAACCTGGACATCCGGCGAGCGATCCAGATCCTCAACAAGGGCGCCACCGCGGAGAAGG gtGACCTGAACCTGAACGTGGTTGCCATGGCGCTGTCGGGCTACACGGACGAGAAGTCGTCCCTGTGGAGGGAGATGTGCAGCTCTCtgaggctgcagctgaagaaCCCTTACCTCTGCGTCATGTTTGCCTTCCTCACCAGCGAGCCCGGAGCCTACGACGGCGTGCTG CACGAGAGCAGTGTCGCTGTCCGGGACCGAGTCGCCTTCGCCTGCATGTTCCTCAGCGACACACAG CTGCCGCGATACATCGACAAACTAACCAATGAGATGAAGGAAGCGGGCAACCTGGAGGGCATCCTGCTGACCGGGCTGAGTAAAGACGGCGTGGATCTGATGGAGAGCTACGTGGATCACACGGGAGATGTCCAGACCGCCAGCTTCTGCATGTTGAAG gGTTCCACAGGGGAAGTGTTGAAGGACCCTCGAGTCCAATGCTGGATAGAAAACTACCGCAACCTCCTGGACGCCTGGAGGTTCTGGCACAAACGGGCGGAGTTCGACATCCACCGAGGGAAACTGGACCCCAGCTCCAAGCCGCTAGCCCAG GTGTTTGTGAGCTGCAACTTCTGCGGGAAGTCCATCTCCTACAGCTGCTCGGCCGTGCCCCACCAGGGCCGCGGCTTCAGCCAGTACGGCGTCAGCGGCTCGCCCACCAAATCCAAAGTGACGAGTTGCCCCGGCTGCAGGAAGCCGCTGCCGCGCTGTGCCCTCTGCCTCATGAACATGGGGACGCCTGTGTCCAACTGCCCAG GAACAGGGAAGTCGGACGAGAAGGTGGACCTGACGAGGGAGAACAAACTGGCCCAGTTCAACAACTGGTTCACCTGGTGTCACAACTGTCGCCACGGCGGCCACGCGGGTCACATGCTCAGCTGGTTCAG ggACCACACAGAGTGCCCGGTGTCGGCCTGCACGTGTAAGTGCATGCAGCTGGACACCACGGGGAACCTGGTGCCTTCAGACTGCAGCTAA